A genome region from Blautia coccoides includes the following:
- a CDS encoding response regulator: MSQNKETSGIKRKTALAAVIVGSVLFLFTFLFVQGVRKQLWEQSINTIMESTRQGCSTLKVQLRKNFESMDTVAGYAEGFTKEQKKELGRLIENYSDIEDGVYLYLSDGTCIPEASQKDKGVEDALKNIDKDSGILDPHISSATGVNVFDLFVRTELKDGTTGYLIKQYEVESIVDSFSLSFYNNAGFSYVVNTKGNVLIRSPHPNSNKTVQNLFDMLPLTRNEEVGITSFRQSLKELRTGWAVFYYQGEDTVFSYTPLKLDTDWYLISIIPKRVVNAQTNVILMRSMALIVSILAGIFLLVAFYLYYVNKVNKRLRSQANYIGHLYNAIPEGVALMTVEQPYHLLQLNREGLRLLSYPESASNDAPKGISLHDIIHPDELEQVMRISEEKPDRDNKHVFENRVMKRDGSYFWAAGIVEKTLDENDSPVLIAAFRDVTEEKARAEAEERAKLQERLTLVGAISNAYPVIISINLTKDTLGFIYIDPDLMLGIGRQKTYSELFEDMRHTIHGDNMEDYMERFALDNIREILEEKKEIFLEAKQKLTDNIYHWTSTQIIHVDNPYSEDRLAILISRRIDEQRHEEEQQRQALQSALDNAMAASSAKSRFLSNMSHDIRTPMNAIVGMAAIAAAHINDRDRVSECLKKIGLSSKHLLSLINDVLDMSMIESGKLSLRYEPFNFAELISDLTELLKPQADAGRLNLEVSLAGLKNEKVIGDPLRVQQVCINIMSNAIKYTSAGGSIRVSVTQKAGGRKGYLNYVFCCRDTGIGMSEAFIERLFQPFERAQDSTKSKVTGTGLGMAITKNVVDLMNGSIQVESTPGAGSEFTVTFPLKLQDTGGDEVPHEWLGVRCLMVDDDRKICENAAELLDDMGLRAEFVTDGRTAVKNVLQAEKDADPFGLVIVDWKMPDMDGVEVTRRIRKVIGADTPVIVLTAYDWSEIESEAKAAGVTAFLAKPFYHAKFCNLLGELSGKTVQEEIRRPSDRMDYSDKRILLVEDNEINREIARELIGESGAEIEEACDGVEAVKMVMDSREGYYDMILMDIQMPRMDGYEAAKAIRRMDRRDVKKIPIIAMTANALAEDAQAAVHAGMDAHFPKPIDINALDKLLYQFLGAES, encoded by the coding sequence GTGAGTCAGAATAAAGAAACTTCCGGCATAAAGAGAAAGACAGCCTTGGCTGCAGTGATCGTAGGGAGCGTCCTTTTCCTCTTTACCTTTCTTTTTGTGCAGGGGGTCAGAAAACAGCTCTGGGAACAATCCATCAATACGATCATGGAAAGTACCCGGCAGGGATGCAGCACTCTTAAAGTGCAGCTACGTAAAAATTTTGAATCTATGGATACCGTAGCCGGTTATGCGGAGGGATTTACAAAAGAACAGAAAAAAGAGCTGGGCAGACTGATAGAAAATTACAGTGATATAGAAGACGGTGTGTATCTCTATCTGTCGGACGGCACCTGTATCCCGGAGGCATCACAGAAGGATAAGGGCGTGGAGGATGCACTTAAGAATATAGACAAGGATTCCGGCATACTGGATCCCCATATCAGCAGTGCCACCGGCGTCAATGTCTTTGATCTTTTTGTCAGGACAGAGCTTAAAGATGGGACCACAGGATATCTCATTAAGCAGTATGAGGTGGAGAGTATTGTGGACAGCTTCAGCCTGTCCTTTTACAACAATGCGGGATTTTCCTATGTTGTAAATACAAAGGGAAATGTACTTATACGTTCCCCTCACCCAAACAGCAATAAGACCGTGCAGAATTTGTTCGATATGCTGCCTTTGACCAGAAATGAGGAGGTCGGCATAACCAGCTTCAGGCAGTCTCTGAAGGAACTGCGCACGGGATGGGCGGTCTTTTATTATCAGGGTGAGGATACGGTATTCAGCTATACACCTCTGAAGCTGGATACAGACTGGTATCTGATCTCTATCATACCGAAGCGTGTGGTGAACGCGCAGACAAATGTGATCCTGATGCGTTCCATGGCGTTGATCGTGAGTATACTGGCTGGTATTTTCCTGTTGGTGGCTTTCTATCTGTACTATGTGAACAAAGTCAATAAAAGACTGAGAAGCCAGGCGAATTACATCGGCCACCTATATAACGCCATACCCGAGGGGGTTGCCCTTATGACAGTGGAACAGCCGTATCATCTGCTTCAGCTCAACCGGGAAGGGCTGCGCCTTTTGTCCTATCCTGAAAGTGCGTCCAATGATGCGCCAAAGGGTATCAGCCTTCATGACATTATCCATCCGGATGAACTGGAACAGGTAATGCGGATCTCGGAAGAGAAACCGGACAGGGATAACAAGCATGTTTTTGAAAACAGGGTGATGAAAAGGGACGGCAGTTATTTCTGGGCAGCCGGAATTGTGGAGAAAACCTTGGATGAAAATGATTCTCCGGTTTTGATCGCTGCCTTCCGCGATGTGACAGAAGAAAAGGCAAGGGCAGAGGCAGAAGAGCGGGCAAAACTGCAGGAGCGCCTCACCTTGGTAGGAGCAATTTCTAATGCATATCCTGTGATCATCAGCATCAATCTTACAAAAGATACTCTGGGTTTTATCTATATCGATCCGGATCTAATGCTGGGCATAGGAAGACAGAAAACATACAGTGAGCTTTTTGAAGACATGCGCCATACCATCCATGGAGACAATATGGAGGATTATATGGAGCGGTTTGCCCTTGATAACATCAGGGAGATACTGGAGGAGAAAAAAGAGATATTCCTGGAAGCAAAGCAGAAGCTTACGGATAATATTTATCACTGGACCTCCACGCAGATCATCCATGTGGATAATCCCTATTCAGAGGATAGGTTGGCAATCCTCATTTCCCGCCGTATTGATGAACAGCGCCACGAGGAGGAGCAGCAGCGCCAGGCACTTCAGAGTGCCCTTGATAATGCCATGGCCGCCAGCAGCGCCAAGAGCCGGTTTTTGTCTAATATGAGCCATGATATCCGTACACCTATGAATGCCATTGTAGGAATGGCGGCCATAGCTGCGGCCCATATCAACGACAGGGACAGGGTGTCTGAATGTCTGAAAAAAATCGGTCTTTCCAGCAAACATCTTCTCAGTCTGATCAACGATGTGCTGGATATGTCAATGATCGAGAGCGGCAAGCTCTCCCTGAGATATGAGCCGTTTAATTTCGCGGAGCTTATTTCTGATCTGACAGAGCTTTTGAAGCCTCAGGCAGATGCAGGAAGACTGAATCTGGAGGTCAGCCTTGCCGGGCTGAAAAACGAAAAAGTCATTGGAGACCCTCTGCGTGTTCAGCAGGTGTGTATTAATATTATGAGCAATGCCATAAAATATACTTCCGCAGGGGGAAGTATCCGGGTATCTGTGACGCAGAAAGCAGGAGGCCGGAAGGGATATCTGAACTATGTGTTTTGCTGCAGGGACACGGGGATCGGCATGAGCGAGGCGTTTATCGAACGGCTCTTTCAGCCCTTTGAACGCGCCCAGGATTCCACAAAGAGCAAAGTTACTGGAACTGGTCTGGGCATGGCTATCACAAAAAATGTGGTTGATCTGATGAACGGCAGCATCCAGGTGGAAAGTACACCCGGAGCAGGTTCTGAATTTACAGTGACCTTCCCCTTAAAACTGCAGGATACCGGGGGAGATGAAGTGCCTCATGAGTGGCTGGGGGTACGCTGCCTCATGGTCGATGATGACAGGAAGATCTGCGAAAACGCGGCAGAACTTCTGGACGACATGGGCCTTCGGGCTGAGTTTGTCACAGATGGGAGAACAGCAGTTAAAAATGTCCTACAGGCAGAGAAAGACGCGGATCCCTTTGGTCTGGTGATCGTGGATTGGAAGATGCCGGATATGGACGGCGTAGAAGTGACACGCCGCATCCGAAAGGTCATAGGGGCAGATACGCCGGTGATCGTGCTGACTGCCTACGACTGGTCAGAGATAGAAAGTGAAGCAAAGGCCGCGGGTGTAACAGCATTCCTGGCAAAACCATTCTATCATGCTAAGTTCTGTAATCTCCTGGGTGAGCTGAGCGGCAAAACCGTACAGGAAGAGATAAGACGTCCTTCTGACAGAATGGATTATTCGGATAAACGGATCCTTCTTGTGGAAGACAATGAGATCAACAGGGAGATAGCCCGGGAACTGATCGGCGAGTCAGGGGCAGAAATAGAGGAAGCCTGTGACGGTGTGGAAGCTGTGAAGATGGTTATGGATTCCCGGGAAGGGTATTATGATATGATCCTGATGGATATTCAGATGCCGCGTATGGATGGGTATGAAGCTGCGAAAGCGATCCGAAGAATGGACCGGAGGGATGTGAAGAAAATACCCATTATAGCCATGACAGCCAATGCCCTCGCTGAGGATGCCCAGGCCGCTGTGCATGCAGGAATGGATGCGCATTTTCCAAAGCCCATAGATATCAATGCGCTGGATAAATTGTTGTATCAGTTCCTGGGAGCAGAATCTTAA
- a CDS encoding DUF2461 domain-containing protein: MNTERILTYLTDLEQNNCREWYHAHKEEYKAAGAEFEELIRELILRIGSTDTSILHNEPKDLTFRLTRDTRFSHDKSPYNPAFRAHIAPMGKLPVPVGYYLMIKPGGSSFLGGGLFADMFKEATSMIREYIADHPEQWEALITDRDFTKYFTVSGTSLKNVPAGYDKTHPQAEYLKYKSWYLEYPVSDELIRSADDFLDLAEDVFTKMQPFNRFLNTALEGFQMPRKP; encoded by the coding sequence ATGAATACAGAACGAATATTGACTTATCTTACCGATCTGGAACAAAATAACTGCCGGGAATGGTATCACGCCCACAAGGAGGAATACAAAGCCGCCGGCGCGGAGTTTGAAGAACTGATCAGAGAACTGATCCTCAGGATCGGCTCCACTGACACCAGTATCCTCCACAATGAACCGAAGGATCTGACCTTCAGACTTACAAGGGACACCCGTTTCAGCCATGATAAATCCCCCTATAACCCTGCGTTCCGGGCACATATTGCCCCTATGGGAAAGCTGCCTGTACCTGTAGGGTATTATCTCATGATAAAACCGGGAGGAAGCTCCTTTTTAGGCGGCGGACTGTTCGCGGATATGTTCAAAGAGGCCACTTCTATGATAAGAGAGTACATAGCGGATCACCCGGAACAATGGGAAGCCCTCATCACGGATCGGGACTTTACTAAATATTTTACCGTCAGCGGAACTTCCCTTAAAAATGTTCCCGCCGGCTACGACAAGACACATCCCCAGGCTGAATATCTAAAATATAAGAGCTGGTACCTGGAATATCCGGTAAGTGATGAACTCATCAGATCTGCAGATGATTTTCTGGATCTGGCGGAGGATGTATTTACGAAGATGCAGCCCTTTAACCGCTTTTTAAACACTGCATTGGAGGGATTCCAAATGCCCAGGAAACCTTGA
- a CDS encoding RNA polymerase sigma factor — MNIKNNEELTVLIEKATAGHEKSLETIILSVQDLVFNLSLRMLGSFPDAEDATQEILLKLITHLSSFRRESSFTTWVFSIASNHLKNYKKSMFSRHPLSFEFYGYDIEHGKALDIPDPAQDIEKAVLAEELKLSCTNVMLQCLDTESRCIFILGTMFRADSRIAGEILGISPEAYRQRLRRVRKKMADFLEEYCGEYGRGTCRCKNRVSYAIQNHRIDPSKTEYTSYAEIPPDTLMEVKNAMEDIDGLSGSFQFCKAYRTPDHTKRFIQDFLKSTQISTIINNETENV; from the coding sequence ATGAATATAAAAAATAACGAAGAACTGACCGTACTGATTGAGAAGGCAACTGCCGGTCACGAAAAATCCCTGGAAACCATTATTTTAAGCGTACAGGATCTGGTGTTCAATCTGTCTCTCCGGATGCTGGGAAGTTTCCCCGACGCTGAGGACGCCACCCAGGAAATACTCCTGAAGCTCATCACTCATCTCTCCTCCTTCCGAAGAGAGAGTTCATTTACCACATGGGTTTTCAGCATTGCGTCCAACCATCTGAAAAACTATAAAAAAAGTATGTTTTCCCGTCATCCGCTCAGTTTTGAATTCTACGGATATGACATTGAACATGGCAAAGCCCTGGATATCCCGGATCCGGCTCAGGACATAGAAAAGGCCGTGCTGGCTGAGGAGCTGAAACTGTCATGCACCAATGTCATGCTCCAGTGTCTCGACACTGAGAGCCGCTGTATTTTCATTCTGGGCACTATGTTTAGGGCAGACAGCCGTATTGCAGGGGAAATTCTAGGTATCAGCCCGGAGGCATACCGGCAGAGGCTCAGACGTGTGCGTAAGAAAATGGCTGATTTCCTGGAAGAATACTGCGGAGAATATGGCCGTGGAACATGCCGATGCAAAAACAGGGTCAGCTATGCCATTCAAAACCACCGAATCGATCCGTCAAAAACAGAATATACCTCTTATGCAGAAATCCCACCGGATACACTTATGGAGGTTAAAAATGCCATGGAGGATATAGACGGACTGTCAGGGAGTTTTCAGTTCTGTAAAGCCTACAGGACCCCTGACCATACAAAACGCTTTATTCAGGATTTCTTAAAATCCACGCAGATATCCACCATTATAAATAACGAAACGGAGAATGTATAG